A stretch of the Flavobacterium aquiphilum genome encodes the following:
- the galE gene encoding UDP-glucose 4-epimerase GalE, with amino-acid sequence MSKIVVTGGLGFIGSHTVVELQNQGFEVVVIDNLSNSSIEVLDGIERITGKKPIFSAIDLREKKAVQDFFKEHDDVAGVIHFAASKAVGESVKNPLLYYENNLGALVYILQELEKKAAAHFIFSSSCTVYGQAEVMPIAETTPIQPALSPYGNTKQIGEEIISDVVKVSGINAILLRYFNPIGSHPSAEIGELPIGVPQNLVPFITQAGMGLRAELSVYGNDYPTVDGTCVRDYIHVVDLAKAHVIALQRLLDKKNAEPLEIFNLGTGKGSSVLEVIAAFEKVSGQKLPYKIVGRREGDVTEAYANTDKANNVLGWKTVSTLEEAMASAWKWEQKIRTSPEFMPKSV; translated from the coding sequence ATGAGTAAAATAGTAGTTACAGGAGGTTTGGGTTTTATAGGGTCCCATACCGTTGTTGAGTTGCAAAACCAAGGTTTTGAAGTAGTTGTGATAGACAATCTGTCTAATTCTTCGATTGAAGTTTTGGACGGGATTGAAAGAATTACCGGGAAGAAACCTATTTTTTCAGCTATTGATTTAAGAGAGAAGAAAGCTGTTCAGGATTTTTTTAAGGAGCATGACGATGTTGCGGGAGTAATTCATTTTGCAGCTTCAAAAGCTGTTGGCGAAAGCGTAAAGAATCCTTTATTGTATTATGAAAACAATTTGGGAGCTTTGGTTTATATTTTACAGGAATTAGAGAAAAAGGCAGCAGCTCATTTTATCTTTAGCTCTTCTTGTACAGTTTACGGTCAGGCCGAAGTAATGCCAATAGCTGAAACAACTCCTATTCAGCCAGCATTGTCTCCTTACGGAAACACAAAACAAATTGGAGAAGAAATTATTTCTGATGTGGTTAAAGTAAGCGGTATTAATGCCATTTTGCTTCGCTATTTCAATCCTATCGGTTCACACCCTTCTGCGGAGATTGGTGAATTGCCAATTGGTGTGCCTCAAAATTTGGTTCCGTTTATTACTCAAGCAGGAATGGGGTTGCGTGCTGAATTGTCGGTTTATGGAAATGATTACCCAACGGTTGATGGAACTTGTGTACGCGATTATATTCACGTAGTTGATTTGGCCAAAGCTCATGTTATTGCTTTGCAACGTTTGTTGGACAAAAAGAATGCTGAGCCTTTGGAAATCTTCAATCTTGGAACAGGTAAAGGAAGTTCTGTATTGGAAGTGATTGCCGCCTTTGAAAAAGTAAGCGGACAAAAATTACCATATAAGATTGTAGGAAGAAGAGAAGGAGATGTTACTGAGGCTTACGCCAATACCGATAAAGCCAATAACGTTTTGGGATGGAAAACTGTTTCAACATTGGAAGAAGCGATGGCTAGCGCCTGGAAATGGGAACAAAAGATTCGAACCAGTCCCGAATTTATGCCTAAAAGTGTTTAA
- a CDS encoding UDP-glucose--hexose-1-phosphate uridylyltransferase, which translates to MRNFDIYEDPHRRFNPLINEWVLVSPHRAKRPWQGQNEKIHTDALPEYDPTCYLCPGNVRANGENNPKYESSFVFDNDFAAVKQEPIAFEEETKPTFFKAKPERGIARVVCFSPRHDLTLPEMDLPSIENIVRTWQKEYTDLGNVDYINHVQIFENKGSVMGCSNPHPHGQIWAQSSLPTQVEKTQNSLKAYFEKNGSNLLLDYLKDELEAKERIVVENDHFVALVPFWAIWPFETMIISTRHITKITEFTDEEVSAYASILKTLTTKYDNLFETSFPYSSGIHQAPTDGESHPEWQFHMHFYPPLLRSASVKKFMVGYEMMGEAQRDITPEKSAAVLKALPEVHYKNK; encoded by the coding sequence ATGAGAAATTTTGATATTTACGAAGATCCACACAGACGATTTAATCCATTGATTAACGAATGGGTTTTGGTATCTCCACATAGAGCAAAAAGACCTTGGCAAGGCCAAAATGAAAAAATCCATACAGATGCGCTTCCGGAATACGATCCAACATGTTACTTGTGTCCGGGGAATGTTCGTGCCAATGGTGAAAACAATCCAAAGTATGAATCGAGTTTTGTTTTTGATAATGATTTTGCGGCCGTAAAACAAGAGCCAATTGCGTTTGAAGAGGAAACAAAACCAACTTTCTTTAAAGCAAAACCAGAGCGCGGTATCGCCAGAGTGGTTTGTTTCTCGCCAAGACACGATTTGACTTTGCCAGAGATGGATCTTCCTTCGATAGAGAATATTGTTAGAACATGGCAAAAAGAATACACTGATTTAGGAAATGTAGATTACATCAACCACGTACAGATTTTCGAAAACAAAGGCAGTGTAATGGGATGTAGTAACCCACATCCACACGGACAAATTTGGGCGCAATCTTCATTGCCTACTCAAGTTGAGAAAACACAAAACAGCCTGAAAGCTTATTTCGAAAAAAATGGAAGTAATCTATTGTTGGATTATTTGAAAGACGAATTAGAAGCTAAGGAGCGTATCGTAGTTGAGAATGATCATTTCGTTGCATTAGTTCCGTTTTGGGCAATTTGGCCTTTCGAAACGATGATTATCAGCACAAGACATATTACAAAAATTACTGAGTTTACTGATGAGGAAGTTTCTGCTTATGCCTCAATTTTAAAGACATTAACGACAAAATACGATAATCTTTTTGAGACTTCTTTCCCTTATTCTTCCGGGATTCACCAAGCACCAACTGATGGTGAATCGCATCCTGAATGGCAATTCCACATGCATTTTTACCCACCATTATTGCGTTCGGCTTCTGTAAAGAAATTTATGGTTGGTTACGAAATGATGGGCGAAGCACAAAGGGATATCACACCTGAGAAAAGTGCTGCAGTTTTAAAAGCATTACCTGAAGTACATTATAAAAACAAATAG
- the galK gene encoding galactokinase, which translates to MNDTLIKKTTDSFQEKFGSAPEKVVLSPGRINIIGEHIDYNDGYVLPAAIDKIICFAFAKNNTNTSRIIALDLNDEFEIDVTAEVKLDDNAWTNYIRGIINQLKINGFKFEGVNCVFSSNIPVGSGLSSSAALECGFLFGLNDLFNLNIKPIDIALLGQKSEHWVGIKCGIMDQFSSVMGLEDKVIRIDCKTLEYEYHNADFNDYSLILFDSNVKHSLMTSAYNERRQQCEEGIAIVKSNFPEIKSFRDCTEQTIIDLKDKMSHDVFRRSLFVVKEINRVIQACEALDNGNIELLGELMFATHEGLSKDYEVSCEELDLLVDLAKAETAVIGSRLMGGGFGGCTINLVKKGQEQQIKDKFSKLYKEAFDIELKIYDVKIGNGTSLYK; encoded by the coding sequence ATGAACGATACATTAATTAAAAAAACAACAGATTCTTTTCAGGAGAAATTCGGAAGTGCTCCTGAAAAAGTAGTGCTTTCTCCAGGGAGAATTAACATTATTGGCGAGCACATTGATTATAATGACGGTTATGTTTTGCCAGCTGCAATTGACAAGATTATCTGTTTTGCTTTCGCAAAAAACAATACAAATACATCCAGAATTATTGCTTTAGACCTTAATGATGAGTTTGAAATTGATGTTACGGCTGAGGTAAAATTAGACGATAATGCCTGGACAAACTACATTAGAGGAATCATTAATCAGTTAAAAATTAACGGGTTTAAGTTTGAAGGAGTTAACTGTGTTTTCAGTAGTAACATTCCTGTGGGTTCTGGTTTGTCATCTTCAGCAGCTTTAGAATGTGGTTTCTTATTTGGATTGAACGATTTATTCAATTTGAATATTAAGCCAATTGACATTGCTTTATTGGGACAAAAATCGGAACATTGGGTTGGAATCAAATGCGGAATTATGGATCAGTTCTCAAGCGTGATGGGACTTGAGGATAAAGTGATCAGAATTGATTGCAAAACACTTGAATACGAATATCATAATGCTGATTTTAATGATTATTCATTGATTTTGTTTGATTCGAATGTAAAACACTCATTAATGACATCGGCTTATAATGAAAGAAGACAGCAATGTGAAGAAGGAATCGCGATTGTAAAATCTAATTTCCCTGAGATAAAAAGTTTTAGAGATTGTACTGAACAAACAATAATTGATTTAAAAGATAAAATGAGTCATGACGTTTTCAGACGTTCTCTTTTTGTGGTAAAAGAAATCAATCGTGTTATTCAGGCCTGTGAAGCATTAGACAATGGAAACATTGAATTATTAGGAGAGTTAATGTTTGCAACCCACGAAGGATTGTCTAAAGATTATGAAGTAAGCTGTGAAGAGTTGGATTTATTAGTGGATTTGGCTAAAGCTGAAACGGCAGTTATTGGTTCAAGGTTGATGGGAGGCGGTTTTGGTGGCTGTACCATTAACTTAGTTAAAAAAGGACAAGAGCAACAAATAAAAGATAAGTTCTCAAAATTATACAAAGAGGCTTTTGATATTGAATTGAAAATTTATGATGTAAAAATCGGTAACGGAACATCATTATATAAATAA
- a CDS encoding glycoside hydrolase family 53 protein: MKKVLWSSVFFLVLIFSCCTTNKAIPEPNENSFAKGADVGWLPQMEATGYQFYDADGTKKDCLQLLKDRGMNTIRLRVWVNPSDDKASGHCSKEETVAMAVRAQKMGMRIMIDFHYSDSWADPGKQNKPLAWKDHTFAELLNDVYAHTTDVLKALKEAGVTPEWVQVGNEIPGGMLWPEGSTNNFGQLAQLLNKGYEATKAIDSKIKVIVHLDEGNNSGKFRWFFDNAKANNVKYDVIGMSYYPYWIKSDYKATIADLANNLNDMAARYDKEVMIVEVGGVDTEEQNTYDMLVAVIKAVKAVPNNKGLGVLYWEPQGAKSWSHYELSAWRADGKPSMALDAFKN, encoded by the coding sequence ATGAAAAAAGTATTATGGTCATCGGTGTTTTTTTTGGTTTTGATTTTTTCTTGTTGCACTACCAATAAGGCGATACCGGAACCTAATGAAAATTCATTTGCCAAAGGGGCAGATGTGGGTTGGTTGCCACAAATGGAAGCGACAGGATATCAATTTTATGATGCTGACGGAACCAAAAAAGATTGTTTGCAACTATTGAAAGACAGAGGAATGAATACCATCAGGCTTCGTGTTTGGGTAAATCCTTCGGATGATAAGGCAAGCGGGCATTGCAGCAAGGAAGAAACGGTAGCTATGGCTGTTCGCGCTCAAAAGATGGGAATGCGCATAATGATTGACTTTCATTATAGTGATTCTTGGGCCGATCCCGGTAAGCAAAATAAGCCTTTGGCTTGGAAAGATCATACTTTTGCAGAATTGCTTAACGATGTTTACGCTCATACAACTGATGTTTTGAAAGCATTGAAAGAGGCTGGAGTCACACCAGAATGGGTACAAGTGGGGAACGAAATTCCCGGAGGGATGTTATGGCCGGAAGGAAGTACCAACAACTTTGGTCAATTGGCACAGTTGCTAAATAAAGGATATGAAGCAACCAAGGCAATTGATTCAAAAATCAAAGTAATCGTTCATTTGGACGAAGGCAATAACAGTGGAAAATTCAGATGGTTTTTTGACAATGCAAAGGCAAATAACGTGAAGTATGATGTAATTGGAATGTCGTATTATCCCTATTGGATCAAAAGTGATTATAAAGCAACCATTGCAGATTTGGCGAATAATCTAAATGATATGGCAGCTCGCTACGATAAAGAAGTAATGATAGTTGAAGTTGGTGGAGTGGATACTGAGGAACAAAACACTTACGATATGTTGGTTGCCGTGATCAAAGCGGTAAAAGCAGTACCCAACAATAAAGGTCTGGGAGTACTCTATTGGGAACCGCAGGGAGCAAAATCCTGGAGTCACTATGAATTGAGTGCATGGAGAGCAGATGGGAAACCTTCGATGGCTTTGGACGCTTTTAAAAATTAA
- a CDS encoding aldose epimerase family protein — protein sequence MKLFGTTPDGKVVNSYELTNSKGAKLEVINYGATVSALKIPLKNGEMVDVVLGFDNLESYINSFDLPSAPYLGTTVGRYAGRINDAVFTLNGKAVHLEKNNNGNSLHGGIDNFSKKVWEVKKVNEGANPSITLTYLSPANEANYPGDLSVELTYILSEENELIIRYSAKTNEDTMVNLTHHSYFNLDGHSSSVVNQELIVNTRQMLEVADDCIPTGRVLEVNNTDFDFFTPKKCPASIDNTFVLRGKDEFAASLFSEKNNLKMTVYTDQPGVHIYVGGNCFNTIKGKENADYHTLSGICFETQNFPDAPNHGHFPSALLKKGEEYVHNTLYKFKSL from the coding sequence ATGAAATTATTTGGAACAACACCCGACGGAAAAGTTGTGAATTCGTATGAATTAACGAACAGCAAAGGAGCTAAACTGGAAGTAATCAATTATGGTGCAACGGTTTCGGCTCTAAAAATACCATTGAAAAATGGTGAAATGGTCGATGTTGTTTTAGGTTTCGATAATTTGGAAAGCTATATAAACTCATTTGATTTGCCAAGTGCTCCTTATCTAGGAACTACTGTTGGTCGTTATGCCGGTCGAATCAATGATGCAGTTTTTACTTTGAATGGAAAAGCTGTTCATTTGGAAAAGAATAATAACGGGAATTCTTTGCACGGCGGAATTGATAATTTCAGCAAAAAGGTTTGGGAAGTGAAAAAGGTAAATGAAGGGGCAAATCCATCTATTACTTTAACTTACCTAAGTCCTGCTAATGAAGCAAATTATCCGGGGGATTTGTCTGTGGAACTGACTTATATACTTTCTGAAGAAAATGAATTGATTATCAGATATTCTGCCAAGACGAACGAGGATACTATGGTGAATTTGACGCACCATAGTTATTTCAACCTTGATGGGCATTCTTCTAGTGTGGTGAATCAGGAATTGATAGTGAATACCCGACAAATGCTTGAGGTTGCTGATGACTGTATTCCAACTGGTAGGGTTTTGGAGGTGAACAATACCGATTTTGATTTTTTTACACCAAAAAAATGCCCAGCTTCGATAGACAATACTTTTGTTTTAAGAGGTAAAGACGAATTTGCCGCTTCACTTTTTAGTGAAAAGAATAATTTAAAAATGACAGTTTACACCGATCAGCCTGGAGTTCATATCTATGTTGGAGGAAACTGTTTCAATACAATAAAAGGAAAAGAAAATGCCGATTATCATACGTTAAGCGGTATTTGTTTTGAAACGCAAAACTTTCCTGATGCACCTAATCACGGACATTTTCCGAGTGCGCTTCTGAAAAAGGGAGAGGAATATGTACATAATACACTTTATAAATTTAAATCATTGTAA
- a CDS encoding GntR family transcriptional regulator, producing the protein MKIVNVHKNKGVPKYRQIIFSIEKAIEEGLLKKDEKLPSINKICLDFSLSRDTVLLAYDELKKRGIVYAIPGKGYYVKSLETNIKQKIFLLFDELNSFKEDLYNSFLENIGKNVQVDIFFHHFNIQVFQKLINDSNGNYTKYIIMPTNLVGVPSMIETLPANEVIILDQTNEELKLYPAIYQNHKKDIFEGLDKGKTRLDKYKKFIMIFPGFREPLGMKVGFENFCNEHHIDYVIINEFTNNEITIGGVYIIPNDRDLVKVIEKARQQNLKLGTDFGIISYNETPLKKVVSNGITTISTDFTAMGRLLAQMILTGKKEQIENRSALIIRNSL; encoded by the coding sequence ATGAAAATCGTAAATGTTCATAAAAACAAAGGCGTTCCAAAATACAGACAAATCATTTTTTCGATCGAAAAAGCGATAGAAGAAGGCTTATTGAAAAAGGACGAAAAACTACCCTCGATAAATAAAATCTGCCTCGATTTTTCATTGTCCCGCGATACCGTTTTACTAGCCTATGATGAATTGAAAAAAAGAGGAATAGTGTACGCCATTCCTGGAAAAGGATATTATGTAAAGAGTCTGGAAACCAACATAAAACAAAAAATATTCTTACTTTTTGATGAGCTAAACAGCTTTAAGGAAGACCTTTACAATTCGTTTTTGGAGAACATCGGGAAGAATGTACAGGTAGATATTTTCTTTCACCATTTCAATATCCAGGTGTTTCAAAAATTGATAAATGACAGCAACGGAAACTACACCAAATACATTATTATGCCAACCAATTTAGTTGGAGTTCCATCGATGATTGAAACCCTACCAGCTAATGAAGTTATCATCCTGGACCAAACAAATGAGGAATTAAAATTGTATCCCGCCATTTATCAAAATCACAAAAAAGACATTTTTGAAGGTTTGGACAAAGGAAAAACGAGATTAGACAAGTACAAAAAATTCATCATGATTTTCCCAGGTTTCAGGGAACCGTTGGGAATGAAAGTTGGTTTTGAAAACTTTTGCAATGAACACCACATTGACTATGTAATTATCAATGAATTCACGAATAATGAAATTACCATTGGTGGTGTTTACATCATCCCAAATGATAGGGATTTGGTTAAGGTTATTGAAAAAGCCCGCCAGCAAAACTTAAAACTTGGAACCGATTTTGGCATTATTTCCTATAATGAAACCCCATTAAAAAAAGTAGTTTCTAATGGAATCACAACCATTTCTACCGATTTTACAGCGATGGGAAGATTATTAGCACAAATGATCCTTACCGGGAAAAAAGAACAAATCGAAAACAGAAGCGCTTTGATAATCAGGAATTCATTGTAA
- a CDS encoding glycoside hydrolase family 43 protein → MKKIKILIALSSLLFIGNTTLAQKPKFPKEKEMGAYLMVYFKDDTHGLYMALSKDGYSFTDVNNAKPIIAGDTIAEQKGIRDPYIYRSPDGYFYLALTDLHIYGQKAGYRDTEWERDGKQFGWGNNRGIVLLKSPDLIHWLHTVLRVDQAFPKLADIGCAWAPELIYDDKAQKTMIYFTMRFGNQKNKVYYAYMNKDFTKMETLPKSIFEYPEDKEYIDADITKVGNKYHMMIASHNGGSHIEQATSNSINTGYKLDTKRVDGEKVGCEAPNVYKIIGQNKWVLIYDIYRINPHNFGFSETSDFVNFTNLGHFNEGVMKSTNFSVPKHPAVIQITKKEAQKLADNWNCNIKF, encoded by the coding sequence ATGAAAAAAATCAAAATCTTAATTGCTCTTAGCAGTCTGCTTTTTATCGGCAATACAACTTTGGCACAAAAACCAAAATTTCCAAAAGAAAAGGAAATGGGTGCTTATCTAATGGTTTATTTCAAAGATGACACACACGGTTTGTATATGGCATTGAGCAAAGACGGTTATAGTTTTACCGATGTAAACAATGCGAAACCAATTATAGCCGGTGACACGATAGCTGAACAGAAAGGAATCCGCGACCCTTATATTTATCGCAGCCCAGATGGATATTTCTATCTGGCTCTTACCGATTTACACATTTATGGACAAAAAGCCGGTTATCGTGACACCGAATGGGAACGTGACGGTAAACAATTCGGATGGGGAAACAACCGAGGCATTGTTCTTCTAAAATCTCCCGATCTGATTCATTGGTTACACACCGTTCTTCGTGTGGATCAAGCTTTTCCTAAATTGGCGGACATTGGCTGTGCTTGGGCTCCCGAATTGATTTATGACGACAAAGCCCAAAAGACCATGATTTACTTTACGATGCGTTTTGGTAACCAAAAAAACAAAGTCTATTATGCCTACATGAACAAGGATTTCACCAAAATGGAAACCTTACCCAAAAGTATTTTCGAATATCCTGAAGACAAAGAATACATCGATGCCGACATCACCAAAGTTGGCAACAAATACCACATGATGATTGCTTCCCATAACGGCGGTTCACATATAGAGCAGGCCACTTCGAACTCAATTAATACCGGCTACAAACTGGACACGAAACGTGTTGATGGCGAAAAAGTGGGATGCGAAGCCCCAAACGTCTATAAAATCATTGGTCAAAATAAATGGGTGCTTATCTACGACATCTACCGCATTAACCCGCACAATTTCGGGTTTAGTGAAACCTCCGACTTTGTGAATTTCACAAACTTGGGACACTTCAATGAAGGCGTAATGAAATCGACAAATTTCTCGGTACCAAAACATCCTGCTGTAATTCAAATCACCAAAAAAGAAGCGCAAAAACTCGCCGATAACTGGAACTGCAACATAAAATTTTAA
- a CDS encoding alpha-L-arabinofuranosidase C-terminal domain-containing protein, protein MIPIFKFQKQKKHFLALLIVCLSALSAFGKNPESAYIFSYTSGKSFDGLHFAWSTDKISWHPIGPEFSYIHSDFGAWGSEKRMVDPVLFLGADGFWHCVWSLNEKDGNFAHASSKDLLYWGRQSYPVVMNNKNCLTPEVTFNKEKEEYTISWLSKDQTETKAWYTTTKDFKKFSETKSLPVSEYKSSRATVLISGKSETGSINKVAWNVVEGLIKTQQLAAYKSQLWAETTKTDNERFASLKPVEAKFTVDASKSKKISNSLIGIFFEDINYGADGGLYAELVQNRDFEYILADTKGRDKTWNSTKAWSLKGDGSNYVIDSINPIHPNNKHYAKLTVKDSKTALVNEGFDGIAVKAGEKYDFSVFARAVEGKAGKLIIRLAGKNGEVYGEASIPTIGKDWKKYNTTITAKTTEANTSLEIVPQMIGTLDLDMISLFPQKTFKGRKNGLRADLAQPLADLKPKFMRFPGGCVAHGDGLENIYRWKNTIGPLETRKPMSNLWRYHQTVGLGYFEYFQFCEDIGAAPLPVIAAGVPCQNSSTGGAGQQCGIPMAEMADYVQDILDLVEYANGDVTTKWGKKRAEAGHPKPFNLKYIGIGNEDLITDIFEERFTMIFKALKEKHPEITVIGTVGPNFEGTDYQEGWDIATKLSVPMVDEHYYQSPGWFIYNQDYYDSYDGSKPKVYLGEYASHLPGRPNNIETALSEALYLTSVERNGDVVSMASYAPLLAKDKHTQWNPNLIYFNNTEVRPTVGYEVQKLYGQNSGDQYIPSETKLSNNQENVKNRIAISVVRDTKTNDLIVKLVNMLPVAVNTSIDLKNGSLENKEAIKSVLKGDPSDKNAKATVSTASLSELTNTELPAYSFTVYRIKAKTK, encoded by the coding sequence ATGATTCCTATTTTCAAATTTCAAAAACAAAAAAAACACTTTCTGGCATTGCTAATTGTATGTCTGTCGGCATTATCTGCTTTTGGTAAAAATCCGGAATCAGCCTATATTTTCTCTTACACTTCAGGGAAAAGTTTCGACGGATTACATTTTGCCTGGAGCACGGACAAAATCAGCTGGCATCCGATTGGCCCTGAATTTAGTTACATCCACTCCGATTTCGGCGCTTGGGGATCTGAAAAAAGAATGGTTGATCCTGTACTGTTCTTGGGCGCCGATGGTTTCTGGCATTGTGTATGGAGTTTGAATGAAAAAGACGGAAATTTTGCTCACGCTTCTTCCAAAGATTTACTTTATTGGGGACGTCAGTCCTACCCTGTTGTCATGAACAATAAAAACTGCCTGACTCCAGAGGTAACCTTTAACAAGGAAAAAGAGGAATACACGATCTCTTGGTTAAGCAAAGATCAAACAGAGACCAAGGCTTGGTACACAACAACTAAAGATTTTAAAAAATTTTCTGAAACGAAAAGCCTTCCTGTATCCGAATACAAAAGCTCACGCGCTACTGTTTTGATTTCAGGAAAATCAGAAACAGGCTCAATCAATAAAGTGGCCTGGAACGTAGTCGAAGGACTAATCAAAACCCAACAATTAGCAGCCTACAAAAGCCAACTTTGGGCAGAAACTACCAAAACAGACAACGAGCGTTTTGCTTCGTTGAAACCTGTAGAAGCAAAGTTCACTGTTGATGCCTCAAAAAGTAAAAAAATCAGCAATTCGTTAATCGGTATCTTTTTTGAAGATATCAACTATGGCGCTGACGGCGGTTTGTATGCCGAATTGGTTCAAAACAGAGATTTCGAATATATCCTTGCCGATACTAAAGGCAGGGACAAGACTTGGAACAGCACCAAAGCCTGGAGTTTGAAAGGCGATGGTTCAAATTACGTTATCGATTCTATCAACCCTATTCATCCCAACAACAAACATTACGCAAAACTTACAGTCAAAGATAGCAAAACGGCCTTAGTCAACGAAGGTTTTGACGGAATTGCCGTTAAGGCTGGTGAAAAATATGATTTTTCAGTATTTGCCAGAGCTGTTGAAGGTAAAGCGGGCAAACTTATTATCCGTCTCGCTGGTAAAAACGGAGAAGTTTATGGTGAAGCTTCGATTCCAACCATTGGTAAAGACTGGAAAAAATACAACACAACCATTACAGCCAAAACCACCGAAGCCAATACAAGCCTCGAAATCGTTCCGCAAATGATAGGAACATTGGATTTGGACATGATTTCGCTTTTCCCTCAAAAAACTTTCAAAGGCCGTAAAAATGGTTTACGCGCCGATTTGGCTCAACCCCTAGCCGACCTAAAACCAAAATTCATGCGTTTCCCGGGCGGCTGTGTTGCGCACGGAGACGGATTAGAAAATATCTATCGTTGGAAAAACACCATTGGTCCGCTTGAAACCAGAAAACCTATGAGCAACCTTTGGAGATATCATCAAACAGTCGGATTAGGTTATTTCGAATATTTCCAATTTTGTGAAGATATCGGAGCCGCTCCACTACCAGTAATCGCTGCCGGAGTTCCGTGTCAAAATTCATCAACAGGAGGCGCGGGTCAACAATGCGGAATCCCAATGGCAGAAATGGCCGACTACGTTCAGGATATTTTGGATTTGGTCGAATATGCCAATGGTGACGTAACAACCAAATGGGGTAAAAAACGCGCCGAAGCCGGACATCCAAAACCTTTTAACCTAAAATACATAGGCATCGGAAATGAAGATTTAATCACTGATATTTTCGAAGAACGTTTTACGATGATTTTCAAAGCCCTCAAAGAAAAACATCCTGAAATAACTGTAATCGGTACTGTAGGTCCTAATTTTGAAGGAACCGATTATCAGGAAGGATGGGATATCGCGACAAAACTAAGCGTTCCAATGGTTGATGAACATTATTACCAATCTCCGGGCTGGTTTATCTACAATCAAGATTATTATGACAGTTACGATGGCTCAAAACCGAAAGTGTATCTTGGCGAATACGCCTCTCATTTACCGGGAAGGCCTAATAATATCGAAACGGCTTTGTCCGAAGCCTTGTACCTAACCTCGGTTGAGCGCAATGGCGATGTGGTGAGCATGGCTTCTTACGCTCCATTATTGGCGAAAGACAAACATACACAATGGAACCCTAACCTTATTTATTTCAACAATACCGAGGTGAGACCAACTGTTGGTTACGAAGTACAAAAACTCTATGGACAAAACTCCGGTGACCAATACATCCCGAGCGAAACCAAGCTTTCCAACAATCAGGAAAATGTAAAAAACCGCATCGCTATTTCGGTAGTTCGCGACACAAAAACTAATGACCTAATCGTAAAACTGGTGAATATGCTACCAGTTGCGGTAAATACGTCAATCGATTTAAAAAATGGAAGCCTTGAAAACAAAGAAGCTATAAAAAGCGTACTGAAAGGCGACCCAAGTGACAAAAACGCAAAAGCAACGGTTTCCACCGCCTCTTTGTCGGAGTTAACAAATACGGAATTACCCGCTTATTCATTTACTGTTTATCGCATTAAAGCAAAAACAAAATAA